The Planococcus halocryophilus nucleotide sequence TACCGGGGTATCCATGATTGGTTCAATCAACTTTATCAACTGTCGTGGCAGTAGAGATAAGGAAACAAAGCGTCCAAAAATTTGTGCCCCGATCATGATAATCATGACCATTCCTGTCAGTTTGATAGTTTCAACGACAGAGCTCTTGAAAAACTGAAAATTGACCTTCCCAAGAACTAATGCAGAAAGAAAACCTACGAAAGCTCCGACCGCTCCTGCTTCTGTCGGTGTAAAGATACCTGAATAAATGCCTCCAAAAATAATTAAAACAATGAGAATAGCAATGATGCTGACAATGACTAAACGGCTAATAGCTAATTTTTCTGGCGTATGTACCTCATGGATAACAGGTTCCTCGACTTGTTGCTGTTTTTTTCTATCCATTTGAAAATACACTAGCATTACTAAAATAAAAACAATCATCGTTAGTATTCCTGGGATGAAAGCACCGACAAACAAACTCCCTACTGGTGTCTCTGTTGCTACTCCATAAAGGATTAAAATAATACTTGGCGGTATGATTCCAGATAATGAGCCTCCCGATGCCGCAATTGCGCCAGCAAGTGGCGCGCTATAGCCATGTTTTCGTAATTCAGGAATCGCCACTTGACCTAATGAAGCTGAAGTAGCGGTTCCAGAACCTGATACTGCCCCTAACATTCCTCCAATGATTAAAGTCAAAATGCCTAGCAAACTATTCTTCCCTTTGGAGACTTTATGGACCATATAAAAAATATCTTGTACTAGACCTGAATGAAGAATAAACTGAGCCATCAGTACGAAAAGAGGAATGGTCGTCAAAGTATAACTGGCCACTCTGTTAAAAGGCTCATTTCCCAGTAAACCTGGTAAAATACCAAAGCCCTCCAGTAAGATCAAACCGATTATTCCGCTAGCGAGGAGTACCGAATGTATATACAATCCTGTTGTCAACAAGACAATCATCATTGCTAGAATAATTCCTATGACCACTAAGTTATCCATTTCCAACCTCCTTACATCAAATTATGAAAACAAAAGGGTAGCACTCTCCATATGAAAAGCCTCCCCTTTTGCTGAAATGGTTATTCCAGATTCATAATGGACTCTGGTACTTCACCACCTTCTTCAATTAGAAGATCTCTCCACATTTTAATAAGGTCATTTCCTGGCAAGCCATTTTCCTCCAGCAATGCGGCGTAATCTGTCCAAGTTTCTTCAATACCATTGTTAAAATGATCTTGAACTGCTGGATCTAAATCAGCAAAATCAACAAACTTACCACCATTGGCTTCATTTTCAGGAATAATTTTCTCTGCTCGATTTATCCATTCCTGAGCACCTGGTTCAAAAATTTCTTCATTTGCCTGAATCATCGCTTCTTGAACATTCTCAGGCATTTCTTCCCATCTCTCTTGGCTCATTCCGATAAAGGAATTAAAGTGTCCAAAGTTGATACCAGTTAAGGTATAACGGAACAAATCTTGAAAACCATAGCCTGTCCAGTCGGCGATACTATAAAATGCCCCTTCAAATGTTCCTCGGCTTAACGAGTCAAAAATTTCTACAGCTGGCATAGTGACACTGTTGATTCCTGTTTTAGCGGCATACATCTCATGAATTCTTGAAGGAGTACGCAGCGAAGTTCCTTCTACATCACTCACTGTATTAAATTCATGACCAGTTGTTGAAATGGAGTATTCTTGGGTAGTCGAAATCGGAAACACTTTGAAATCCCCAAATTGCATTTCTGAATATGTTTTGCCATCTGCTAGTTCTTCTTCACTTTCAAGAAGTTTTTTCCAAGCTTTTGAAGCAATCAATGTATCAGAATGGTTTAGTGGTAGCATCGTCACTTCAGCCATCGGGAATTGGTCCGGCTGATAAATCGGTAAGACAAGTGCTACATCAACCGTACCGGTTTCGAGTGCTTCCGCCTCATCAGGTACAGATACTAGCTCTCCACTAGTAAAAGATTCAAACTGTACCTGTCCTTCCGTTAGTTCTTCGACTCTTTCCATCCAAGGTACCATTGAAGCTTCCCACCAGGCGTGCTGTGCACTTAGTCCAGTAGCTGCTCGCAAAGTAATTGTTTCATCTTCCGAAGAAGCAGTTGTTCCTTCAGTATCACCACAACCTGACAGTAGAAAGACTACACCTAGACCTGCAATTGAAAAACGAGATTTGAATGATTTCATAATTTTTCCCTCCATCCATTTATTGTTGTACTCTCTTTTGTATCCGCTTACAAAAAACTTTTTCTTTTAAGGTTTAACGACTAGCTTTCCGTAAGTTTTGCGATCCCCCAATAAATCCAATGCGTTTGGAACTTCGTTAAATGAATATTCTTCATATATCATCGGACGAATAGCGCCTTTTTCATATAAAGCCATCAATTCATAATGAGCTTTCATCACTTCTTCTGGATACAAATTGCGGAATAAACCGAAATGGACACCAACCACAGAATAGTTTTTTATCAAGGCGTGATTGGTTGGGGCATCCGCAATCCTCCCTCCTGCAAATCCAATGACCAACAATCGCCCTTCAAAAGCGATGCATTTTCGCGAACGGTCAAAAGTGTCACCACCAACTGGATCAAAAATGACATTTGCACCTTTTCCTCCTGTGGCTTCCTTAACAATGGCAACAAAATCTTCTGTTCGATAGTTTATAACTTGATCAGCACCGAGCTTCTTACAAATTGTGGCTTTTTCATCACTACCAGCTGTGGCAATGACCGTGGCTCCCGCTGCTTTCCCAAGCTGAATTGCTGCAGAGCCAACTCCTCCTGAACCTGCATGCACCAATAAAACTTCCCCTTTTTGAAGACGCGCTGTCCGGTGCAAAGCAAAATATGCAGTCTGGTAAGTGATAAACAATGCAGCTGCTTCGCTATAGGAAAGTGAAGCGGGAATAGGGAAGACCCCTTCTTCCTTCGTCACTGCCCATTCTGCAAGGCCACCCGTCGGTAATTGCGGTGTTGCTAAGACGCGCTGGCCTGGCTGAATATTTACTCCTTCTCCGACTTTTTCTACAACACCTGAAATTTCAGCTCCTGGCGTAAAGGGTAGGTCATGCTTTTCCTGGTATTTCCCTTGGCATTGAAGGATATCGAAAAAATTCAAGGCAGCTGCTTCTACTTTCACGAGCACTTCTCCTGCTTTTGGTTCTGGATTTTCAATTTCCGTAAGTTCTAGAGCTTCCTGCGGGTCTCCAATACGGAGTACGGTCCAAGCTTTCATCAAGCCACTCCTTTCTTATTTCACATGTGAAATTTCTTTTAATTGTTCACGTAGTTCAAGACGACCTACATCACGCAAATGGACTTGGTCCGGTCCATCAACTAAACGAAGCGTGCGGGCGTTCGCATAATGTGCTGCTAATGGGAAATCTTCTGTTAATCCAGCTCCACCAAATACTTGGATAGCGCGATCGATAACATTTAGTGAAACGCGCGGTACCGCTACTTTAATCATGGCGATTTCTTTACGCGCAGCTTTTGCGCCTTCCGTATCAATCTTATGTGCTGCATGTAAAGTTAAAAGACGGGCCTGCTCAATTTCAATTCGACTTTCAGCAATAATTTCTTTAATAACGTCTTTTTCAGCCAAAGTAGAACCGAATGCTTCTCTACTGTCCGCTCGCTTACATAATAAATCGAGCGCTCTTTCGGCAGCTCCAATTGCACGCATACAATGGTGGATGCGACCAGGTCCTAAACGACCTTGTGCGATTTCAAATCCTCTTCCTTCGCCTAGCAACATATTGGATACTGGTACTCGAACATTCGTGTAATGAACTTCTGCATGTCCTTGTGGGGCATCATCATAACCAAAGACTGTAAGCGGTCGGATGATTTCTACTCCCGGTGCATCAAAAGGCACGAGAATCATCGATTGCTGTTGATGTTTCTCTGCATTCGGATCTGTTTTCCCCATGACAATTGCAATTTTACAGCGCGGATCCATCGCCCCTGTAGTCCACCATTTCTTTGCATTAATAACGTATTCATCTCCATCACGAACGATACTACTTTGGATATTAGTAGCATCGGAAGAAGCAACAGCAGGTTCCGTCATCGAAAAACAAGAGCGAATTTCTCCACGTAATAATGGCTCGAGCCATTGTTTTTTCTGTTCTTCTGTTCCGTACTTAACGAATACTTCCATGTTTCCGGTATCTGGTGCGTTGCAGTTAAACAACTCTGGTGCTATCAATGAACGACCCATGATTTCGCATAGATGTGAGTAGTCGTAATTCGACAAGCCTACTCCGTATTCCGGATGGTCTATAAACAAATTCCATAAACCTTGTTCTTTTGCTTTGTCCTTTAGTTCTTCGATGATCGGCGGAATCGTCCAACGGTCGTCAGCTTCCTCTAAGTATTTTTCGACAGTCGCTTCATTTGGATACACATATTCGTCCATAAATTTTATTAGTTTCCCTTTTAATTCTTCTGCCTTCGGTGATAATTCTTTAAGCATTTGTTTTTCCTCCAATGTTTTTCAACGTATTTTTTAAAATTTTACCGGATGCATTTCTTGGTAGGCTATCGATTAACTCAAACTCTTCAGGTATTTTAAATTTTGCAAGCGACTTTTTACAATGCTCTTTTAGAGCGGTAAAATCGCGTCCATCCAATTCTGGACCCACTACAAACGCTTTTATTTTTTCTCCGAAAATCGGATCTGGTTCACCAATTACTGCAGCTTCTACTACATCAGGATGTGCCTTTAATACATCTTCTACCTCAATCGAGAAAATCTTTTCACCAGCGCGATTGATCATATCCTTCTTACGGTCTCGTATATAGATAAATCCATCCTCATCCTTTGTACCAAGATCCCCTGAATGCCAGTACCCTTCTGTAAAATCAGAATGATTGGCTACTGGGTTTTCCCAATACTCTTTGACAATCATTGGTCCTTTAATATAAAGCTCCCCAGCTTCCCCAGTTCGGCATTCCTTTCCTTCTGCGTTAACGATTTTAATTTCGCCCACTTTTACAGGGAGTCCTACTGAAGTTACCTTGGAATCAGGATATGCAACTGGCATTAACGTGGCTGGAGAACTTGTTTCTGTCGCGCCATAGGCATTATGCAATTGTGCGTTTGGGAATGCTTTTCTTAGCATCGTAAAGGTTTGCTGATAAATAGGTGAACCCCCAAAAGCCACTTTTTTCACAAAGTCAAACGAGTGCTTCTGAAATTCTTCACTGGTGGACATCATGATAAAAATGGTCGGTACATTAAACAGGAAATTAATCTTGTTATCGATTATCCGTTTGATATATTCTTCATTCTGATAACGCCGTATGCTATAGGCAGTTCCGCCAACATAAAACATATGTAATAGTTGACCAATTAGCCCGGTAACATGGAACATCGGTACCGCAATAAGTGTGTTAAATGTATCATCTGTTTCAAATCCCAGTTTAAAATTCATTAAACTATGAATAACATTGATATGGCTCAACACTGCGCCCTTAGGTTGTCCAGTAGTACCAGAAGTGTAAATGATAAAAAGATTATCTTCTTCGTTGACTGTGATTTGCTCATAATGACTTTCCTTATTCAGGAGCTCTTCATATGTATTTTCACCACCAATAATAAATAGATTTTCGGGCGCAACTCCTGAAACACCTTCGCTAGCTTTTTTCACTTTATCTTCAAATTCTTGCTCGCTGATAAGAATACTTGGTTTGGAATTCCCAATAATATATTGAAGTTCCTCCACAGCTAATTTGACGTTAATGGGAACCATAACCGCACCGATTTTTGCACATGCTATAACTAGTAAAGGAAATTCACAACTATTGCCAACTACGGCCGCTACACGATCCCCTTTTTTAATTCCACGCATTTGAAGGTTGGCAGCAATAATCGTGGCTAGCTCTTCTAGTTGCCGATAACTCAAAGATTCTTCTTCCGTCACAACTGCCAGTTTTTCTCCATAGATTTTACAGCTTTCACTGACTGCATCTCCTATAGTTTGTGGACGTTCTTTAAAAACCTTGACTCCTTGGCGACCAAACAAGCTTATTTCTTGAATTTCCATAAAACGCCTCCTCATAACCCATAATGAAAACCCTTACATTTAAATACAAAAAATAAAATAGTCATAATTTTCATACTATTGCTTCAAATTAAGTATAATTGTTCTTTTTTTGAATTACAAGTCAATTTTAAAATTAACGGAATGTTTTTAAAACAAATAAAAAAGATGCTCTGAATTAATCAGAGCATCTTTACCTATTTATCCTTCTAAATCTACGTTGTGATAAACCTGTTGTACATCCTCTAAATCTTCAATCGCATCGATCATTTTTTCAAATTGTGCTTGCGCATCTTCTGGCAATGGCAATTCGTTTTGAGCAAGCATAGTCAACTCGGCTACAGTAAATTCTGTAATCCCCGCAGTTTTAAATGCTTCTTGTACTAAATGGTATTGATCGGGTTCTGCATAGACGATTACGCCGTCTTCTTCTTCCATAATGTCACGAACATCGATGTCGGATTCCATCATCAACTCGAGAACTTCGTCAGCTGTTTTTCCTTCGACACCAAATACAGCCGTGTGGTCGAACATATAAGCAACCGATCCACTGACCCCCATGTTGCCGCCATTTTTCCCAAATGCTGCACGAACATCTGAAGCTGTACGGTTAACGTTGTTCGTTAGCGTATCTACGATCACCATCGAGCCATTTGGACCGAAACCTTCATAACGCAATTCATCATAGCTTTCTTCTGATCCACCTTTAGCTTTTTCAACTGCACGGTCAATAATTGCACGTGGAATACTGTAAGTTTTTGCTCGTTCTAATACTACTTTCAAGGCTTGGTTAGATTCTGGATCTGGCTCACCTTGTTTAGCAGCTACATATATTTCGCGGCCGAATTTTGCATAAATTCGACTTGTATTGGCATCTTTAGATGCTTTCTTTTCTTTAATATTATTCCATTTGCGTCCCATTAAATTTCCTTCTCTCTTCAAATTTTCACATTACATACTATTCACTATCTACTATTATAGTACAAATCATTCAAATGTACCGCAAATCGCTAATAAAAACTGCTGTTTTAACCCATTTAAAAGGTATGCCAGATCAACTTCTACTTATTAATACGGAGAAGGTTGGTGAAAGTAATTCGGTTTGACCAACTTGTTTTTATAAGGCTTGTGAAAAATATGCGTCGTAGCTGGAGACATCGGTGGAATGAGCCACGCCCAGTTCCCAGTAACATCTCGT carries:
- a CDS encoding TRAP transporter large permease gives rise to the protein MDNLVVIGIILAMMIVLLTTGLYIHSVLLASGIIGLILLEGFGILPGLLGNEPFNRVASYTLTTIPLFVLMAQFILHSGLVQDIFYMVHKVSKGKNSLLGILTLIIGGMLGAVSGSGTATSASLGQVAIPELRKHGYSAPLAGAIAASGGSLSGIIPPSIILILYGVATETPVGSLFVGAFIPGILTMIVFILVMLVYFQMDRKKQQQVEEPVIHEVHTPEKLAISRLVIVSIIAILIVLIIFGGIYSGIFTPTEAGAVGAFVGFLSALVLGKVNFQFFKSSVVETIKLTGMVMIIMIGAQIFGRFVSLSLLPRQLIKLIEPIMDTPVLVLIAISIVLFFMFMFIEGAAVILMSIPVILPIIQELQVDILWFGVFVAVICTIGLITPPVGLSVYAVAGVSGISSGSIFRISMVFAVVAMVVVCGLMIAFPGLATWLPNSM
- the dctP gene encoding TRAP transporter substrate-binding protein DctP → MKSFKSRFSIAGLGVVFLLSGCGDTEGTTASSEDETITLRAATGLSAQHAWWEASMVPWMERVEELTEGQVQFESFTSGELVSVPDEAEALETGTVDVALVLPIYQPDQFPMAEVTMLPLNHSDTLIASKAWKKLLESEEELADGKTYSEMQFGDFKVFPISTTQEYSISTTGHEFNTVSDVEGTSLRTPSRIHEMYAAKTGINSVTMPAVEIFDSLSRGTFEGAFYSIADWTGYGFQDLFRYTLTGINFGHFNSFIGMSQERWEEMPENVQEAMIQANEEIFEPGAQEWINRAEKIIPENEANGGKFVDFADLDPAVQDHFNNGIEETWTDYAALLEENGLPGNDLIKMWRDLLIEEGGEVPESIMNLE
- a CDS encoding YebC/PmpR family DNA-binding transcriptional regulator: MGRKWNNIKEKKASKDANTSRIYAKFGREIYVAAKQGEPDPESNQALKVVLERAKTYSIPRAIIDRAVEKAKGGSEESYDELRYEGFGPNGSMVIVDTLTNNVNRTASDVRAAFGKNGGNMGVSGSVAYMFDHTAVFGVEGKTADEVLELMMESDIDVRDIMEEEDGVIVYAEPDQYHLVQEAFKTAGITEFTVAELTMLAQNELPLPEDAQAQFEKMIDAIEDLEDVQQVYHNVDLEG
- a CDS encoding class I adenylate-forming enzyme family protein, whose translation is MEIQEISLFGRQGVKVFKERPQTIGDAVSESCKIYGEKLAVVTEEESLSYRQLEELATIIAANLQMRGIKKGDRVAAVVGNSCEFPLLVIACAKIGAVMVPINVKLAVEELQYIIGNSKPSILISEQEFEDKVKKASEGVSGVAPENLFIIGGENTYEELLNKESHYEQITVNEEDNLFIIYTSGTTGQPKGAVLSHINVIHSLMNFKLGFETDDTFNTLIAVPMFHVTGLIGQLLHMFYVGGTAYSIRRYQNEEYIKRIIDNKINFLFNVPTIFIMMSTSEEFQKHSFDFVKKVAFGGSPIYQQTFTMLRKAFPNAQLHNAYGATETSSPATLMPVAYPDSKVTSVGLPVKVGEIKIVNAEGKECRTGEAGELYIKGPMIVKEYWENPVANHSDFTEGYWHSGDLGTKDEDGFIYIRDRKKDMINRAGEKIFSIEVEDVLKAHPDVVEAAVIGEPDPIFGEKIKAFVVGPELDGRDFTALKEHCKKSLAKFKIPEEFELIDSLPRNASGKILKNTLKNIGGKTNA
- a CDS encoding NADPH:quinone oxidoreductase family protein codes for the protein MKAWTVLRIGDPQEALELTEIENPEPKAGEVLVKVEAAALNFFDILQCQGKYQEKHDLPFTPGAEISGVVEKVGEGVNIQPGQRVLATPQLPTGGLAEWAVTKEEGVFPIPASLSYSEAAALFITYQTAYFALHRTARLQKGEVLLVHAGSGGVGSAAIQLGKAAGATVIATAGSDEKATICKKLGADQVINYRTEDFVAIVKEATGGKGANVIFDPVGGDTFDRSRKCIAFEGRLLVIGFAGGRIADAPTNHALIKNYSVVGVHFGLFRNLYPEEVMKAHYELMALYEKGAIRPMIYEEYSFNEVPNALDLLGDRKTYGKLVVKP
- a CDS encoding acyl-CoA dehydrogenase family protein, with the protein product MLKELSPKAEELKGKLIKFMDEYVYPNEATVEKYLEEADDRWTIPPIIEELKDKAKEQGLWNLFIDHPEYGVGLSNYDYSHLCEIMGRSLIAPELFNCNAPDTGNMEVFVKYGTEEQKKQWLEPLLRGEIRSCFSMTEPAVASSDATNIQSSIVRDGDEYVINAKKWWTTGAMDPRCKIAIVMGKTDPNAEKHQQQSMILVPFDAPGVEIIRPLTVFGYDDAPQGHAEVHYTNVRVPVSNMLLGEGRGFEIAQGRLGPGRIHHCMRAIGAAERALDLLCKRADSREAFGSTLAEKDVIKEIIAESRIEIEQARLLTLHAAHKIDTEGAKAARKEIAMIKVAVPRVSLNVIDRAIQVFGGAGLTEDFPLAAHYANARTLRLVDGPDQVHLRDVGRLELREQLKEISHVK